The following are from one region of the Moritella sp. 24 genome:
- a CDS encoding peptide-methionine (S)-S-oxide reductase: MDNTVKKIGLSGTCYWCTEAIFLSLRGVTKVEQGWLSSVGEQDWFSEGIIVTYMPEVISLKSLISIHLHTHSSTKNHTMRDKYRSAVYAMDPYQTTEIKHNLALLQQDFDTPLITRAYQFNQFKLSDESIQNYYDSDPQRPFCENIITPKLKKLLDSHGNLMDKTKLPTAIRL; the protein is encoded by the coding sequence ATGGATAACACAGTTAAAAAAATTGGCCTAAGTGGTACATGTTACTGGTGTACAGAGGCAATCTTTTTATCCCTCCGCGGTGTAACAAAAGTAGAACAAGGCTGGTTATCTTCTGTTGGCGAGCAAGATTGGTTTTCAGAAGGTATTATTGTGACTTATATGCCCGAAGTGATCAGCTTAAAAAGTCTCATTTCTATTCATTTACACACCCACAGCAGTACCAAAAACCATACGATGCGAGACAAGTATCGCAGTGCCGTTTATGCGATGGACCCATATCAAACAACTGAAATAAAACATAACCTAGCCTTATTGCAACAAGACTTCGATACACCGCTTATCACCCGCGCTTATCAATTTAATCAATTCAAACTGTCTGACGAATCCATTCAAAATTATTACGACAGTGACCCACAACGACCATTTTGTGAAAACATCATCACCCCCAAATTAAAAAAATTACTCGACAGTCATGGTAACTTAATGGATAAAACAAAGCTGCCAACAGCAATCAGGCTTTAA
- a CDS encoding methyl-accepting chemotaxis protein, giving the protein MNLKKQSYLLAGIILSALIALTAMGLWTLKSSSTIDNKSRVTEVFQTTYNFINDMEKMAAEGVIEESKAKEIAIRVLQNNIYKDNEYVYVADQNLMFLAAPLDPQLHGTSFNDFRDSKGRSVGQILKNAVDSQPSRIANYTWTFGLPDGSVEEKQSIAQRTTRWGWIVGTGIGENEVNARFWSSAQLQFGVCFVIASLIFALLMFSIKRMIAVIGGEPQDVLFAIQSVAKGDITTSFNDYAPQDSIYGAVQKMNMSLSQLIQHLSEATNSLKAELIESDNRSKVISELTETQRQSTAMIATAMTEMASSANGVADSAQATALNTVDADKQSVDTHNIINATVNNIQGLAQQLNTASTAVAALDNDVNKITKILEVIGDIAEQTNLLALNAAIEAARAGEQGRGFAVVADEVRNLAGRTQDSTKEIQQMVTNLQTGSRNAISTMDICAETSANTVGESQHASEALAKIVVVLETISTMSHEIATASAEQKEVGEDIAMRVNMIEESSCQLSTTVAGGTQSSQVLVKLMDDLVRELDKFQVR; this is encoded by the coding sequence ATGAATTTAAAAAAACAATCTTACTTACTGGCTGGCATTATTCTGTCTGCACTTATCGCGCTCACAGCGATGGGTCTTTGGACGTTAAAATCGTCGAGCACGATAGATAACAAATCTCGTGTGACCGAAGTGTTCCAAACGACTTATAATTTCATTAATGATATGGAAAAAATGGCTGCAGAAGGAGTGATCGAAGAAAGCAAAGCAAAAGAAATTGCGATTCGTGTACTTCAAAATAATATTTATAAAGATAATGAATATGTGTACGTGGCAGACCAGAACTTGATGTTTCTTGCTGCGCCACTCGACCCGCAATTGCACGGCACTAGCTTTAATGATTTTAGAGACAGTAAAGGGCGAAGCGTTGGGCAAATTCTGAAAAATGCAGTGGATAGTCAACCAAGCCGAATCGCTAATTATACCTGGACGTTTGGATTACCTGACGGCTCTGTAGAAGAAAAACAGTCAATCGCACAACGAACAACGCGCTGGGGTTGGATCGTTGGTACTGGTATTGGTGAAAATGAAGTCAATGCGCGCTTTTGGTCAAGTGCACAATTGCAGTTTGGTGTGTGTTTCGTTATTGCGAGTCTCATTTTTGCTCTGTTGATGTTTTCGATAAAACGTATGATTGCAGTTATTGGTGGTGAACCACAAGATGTGCTATTTGCTATCCAATCCGTTGCCAAGGGGGATATTACGACGTCATTTAATGATTACGCACCACAAGACAGTATCTACGGTGCAGTGCAAAAAATGAATATGTCGTTAAGCCAACTGATCCAACATTTGAGTGAAGCAACCAATTCATTAAAAGCTGAACTGATTGAATCGGATAATCGTTCTAAAGTGATTAGCGAATTAACCGAAACACAGCGACAATCGACAGCAATGATTGCCACTGCGATGACCGAAATGGCATCGTCAGCTAATGGTGTTGCCGACTCTGCACAGGCTACCGCATTAAATACGGTAGATGCGGATAAACAAAGTGTCGATACGCATAACATCATTAATGCGACTGTGAATAATATTCAAGGACTTGCTCAGCAACTGAATACTGCAAGTACAGCTGTTGCCGCGTTAGACAATGACGTAAACAAAATTACGAAGATCTTAGAAGTGATTGGTGACATTGCAGAGCAGACTAATTTATTGGCATTGAATGCCGCTATTGAAGCTGCTCGTGCTGGTGAACAAGGACGTGGTTTTGCAGTTGTTGCTGATGAAGTGCGTAACCTTGCAGGACGAACGCAAGACAGTACTAAAGAGATCCAGCAGATGGTAACGAACCTGCAAACAGGCTCTCGTAATGCTATTTCAACCATGGATATTTGTGCCGAAACCAGTGCCAATACGGTGGGTGAATCACAACATGCGTCTGAAGCACTAGCTAAAATCGTTGTTGTGCTGGAAACCATTTCAACTATGAGTCATGAAATAGCGACAGCGTCAGCCGAGCAAAAAGAAGTGGGTGAAGACATCGCGATGCGAGTGAATATGATTGAAGAAAGTAGTTGTCAGCTATCTACAACCGTTGCTGGTGGCACTCAAAGCTCGCAAGTATTGGTTAAATTGATGGATGATCTGGTGAGAGAGCTAGATAAGTTTCAAGTAAGGTAA
- a CDS encoding response regulator transcription factor codes for MLDIVIIEDDQQLREMLCYFLSAIEGYDIDSLDTGEGAVEFILEKQPKLVLLDIQLPHTSGLSVLKTLKEQGFASPIVMMTANDTELTETNSLVLGADDYVTKPIRTKVLSERIKRQFDRYLVTEQQDCGLSTNQFYLDAQESSLFYNKQQIKLIPSEFELLDILSDAEKPVLVSTLFEKIHGFHYHEEDRSIYMRISSLRKKLSLELPDIMLIKNRRAKGFYLAHSIIKR; via the coding sequence ATGTTAGACATTGTGATCATCGAAGATGATCAGCAATTGCGAGAAATGTTGTGTTACTTTCTTTCTGCAATTGAAGGTTATGATATCGACAGCCTTGATACCGGTGAGGGCGCTGTTGAATTTATCCTAGAAAAACAACCCAAGCTCGTACTCCTCGATATACAACTTCCACATACTTCAGGCTTAAGTGTGCTCAAGACATTAAAAGAGCAAGGATTTGCATCGCCAATCGTGATGATGACCGCAAATGATACAGAGCTAACAGAAACAAATTCATTGGTTTTAGGGGCTGACGACTATGTGACCAAGCCGATTAGAACCAAGGTATTAAGTGAACGTATTAAGCGTCAATTCGATCGCTATTTGGTTACTGAACAGCAAGATTGTGGCTTAAGCACAAATCAATTCTATTTAGACGCGCAAGAGTCGAGTTTATTTTACAATAAGCAGCAGATAAAACTGATCCCGTCTGAATTCGAATTATTAGACATTTTATCTGATGCCGAGAAACCTGTGCTTGTCTCGACATTATTCGAAAAAATTCATGGTTTTCATTACCACGAAGAAGATCGTTCAATCTACATGCGGATCTCTTCATTAAGAAAGAAACTGAGTCTTGAGTTGCCGGATATAATGCTGATTAAAAATAGACGCGCGAAAGGTTTTTACCTTGCTCATTCTATTATAAAACGATGA
- a CDS encoding YceI family protein — protein MKTKIFLSLVLLSFQSFAADTFTVASEFSSVSFATIKKQFVVEPAAINGLTGNLDSSGKFNVSVPVGNINTGVSIRDDRVSGLFFNAAYYPTVNITGQFDLSGLKQDITKVTVPAAVSFHGNSKTFNFPVIVTKTKNAITVSSHTPVIVQASDFGIPAENIANLAATVGGLALSDKVPLTVNLVFKK, from the coding sequence ATGAAAACTAAAATATTTTTATCGCTGGTACTGCTCTCATTTCAATCGTTTGCCGCAGACACTTTTACTGTTGCGTCTGAATTTTCATCTGTCAGTTTCGCCACTATCAAAAAACAATTTGTGGTAGAACCTGCAGCAATTAATGGACTAACGGGTAATCTCGATAGCAGTGGTAAATTTAATGTATCAGTACCTGTGGGTAACATTAATACAGGTGTATCAATCAGGGATGATCGAGTTAGTGGATTATTCTTTAATGCCGCATATTACCCAACTGTCAACATTACAGGACAGTTTGATTTGTCAGGATTAAAACAGGATATTACAAAAGTAACCGTACCTGCGGCCGTGTCTTTTCATGGTAACTCAAAAACATTTAACTTCCCGGTTATTGTGACTAAAACAAAAAATGCAATAACAGTGAGTTCGCATACACCCGTTATTGTTCAAGCCAGTGATTTTGGCATTCCAGCCGAAAATATTGCTAATCTAGCTGCAACCGTAGGTGGTTTAGCACTGTCTGACAAAGTGCCATTAACGGTTAACTTAGTCTTTAAAAAATAG
- a CDS encoding LysE family translocator, which yields MELTAWVSLALICVMGAMTPGPSLAVVLKHTIAGGRVNGVAASIAHGLGIGVYATLTVLGLAIVIQQTPWLFNVIKYAGVAMLLRLAYKALTSKPALDNVDQQQEIVTLKDSIVQGFMVAFLNPKLAIFFLALFGQFVEADASWQQNLIMVGTVLSIDTLWYCLIAVVLSQSMMLDKLRQNVHMIDKVTGVVLLAVAARVAM from the coding sequence ATGGAATTAACAGCGTGGGTATCTTTGGCATTAATTTGTGTCATGGGGGCGATGACGCCGGGGCCAAGTCTCGCGGTGGTATTAAAGCATACCATTGCTGGTGGACGTGTTAATGGCGTGGCAGCAAGTATTGCGCATGGTTTAGGGATTGGAGTTTATGCCACGTTAACAGTGCTCGGTTTGGCGATTGTAATCCAACAAACACCGTGGTTATTTAATGTTATTAAGTATGCGGGTGTAGCGATGTTATTACGCTTGGCTTACAAGGCGCTAACGTCAAAACCTGCATTAGATAATGTGGATCAGCAACAAGAGATTGTGACCTTAAAAGACAGTATCGTACAAGGCTTTATGGTTGCTTTTCTGAATCCTAAATTAGCGATTTTCTTTTTGGCGTTATTCGGCCAATTTGTCGAAGCGGATGCCTCTTGGCAACAAAACCTGATCATGGTGGGAACAGTACTTAGTATTGATACCTTGTGGTATTGCCTTATCGCTGTGGTGTTATCGCAGTCGATGATGTTGGATAAGCTAAGACAGAATGTACATATGATTGATAAAGTAACTGGGGTAGTATTGTTAGCTGTTGCAGCGCGTGTCGCGATGTAG
- a CDS encoding DUF417 family protein, protein MLNIRSTHALAISRMLLGIFLLTTALNRFTDADTSYFITQLSVIGFPEWPWLSALLGILQLTVVATLIFPTQRFSSHVLYIYALLALTPMLMLLTHPVWIDSLGGFPAIGAGQGLIKYLAIAGVSAYIASHYAGHLRLKQWSLHIVWLGIILVMLWIGGMKFTQIEANGIERLMSTSPFFSWIYAVFSVLHGSYFIGVVELLAVFGLILGLKYNSANTFGLFIGGSTFLATQTFIISLPAYELSHGFPLLTSSGQFIIKDLVLFAGCILIYSTRNPQDNKA, encoded by the coding sequence ATGTTAAACATCAGATCAACACATGCCTTAGCTATTTCAAGAATGCTATTAGGTATATTTTTACTGACGACTGCATTAAATCGCTTTACTGATGCGGATACCAGTTACTTCATCACTCAACTATCGGTCATTGGTTTTCCTGAATGGCCTTGGTTATCAGCTCTGTTAGGTATTTTACAGTTAACGGTTGTCGCTACACTCATCTTTCCAACACAAAGATTTAGCTCCCACGTTCTTTATATTTATGCGCTATTAGCCTTAACACCTATGCTGATGTTATTAACCCATCCTGTTTGGATCGATAGCTTAGGCGGCTTTCCAGCCATTGGAGCAGGCCAAGGTCTAATTAAATATTTAGCTATCGCAGGTGTCAGTGCGTATATTGCATCCCATTACGCAGGCCACCTGCGATTAAAGCAATGGTCACTACATATTGTATGGTTGGGGATCATCTTAGTGATGCTGTGGATTGGTGGGATGAAGTTCACTCAAATCGAAGCAAACGGTATTGAGCGACTTATGTCGACAAGCCCATTCTTCAGCTGGATATACGCCGTTTTTAGTGTACTTCATGGTTCTTATTTTATTGGTGTCGTTGAATTACTGGCTGTATTTGGACTTATTTTAGGATTAAAGTATAACAGCGCAAATACATTCGGGTTATTCATCGGTGGCTCAACTTTCCTCGCGACGCAAACATTCATCATCAGCCTACCCGCTTATGAGCTAAGTCATGGATTCCCCTTACTCACCAGCAGCGGTCAATTTATTATAAAAGACCTCGTTTTATTCGCTGGCTGTATCTTAATATATAGCACTAGAAACCCGCAAGATAACAAAGCGTAG
- a CDS encoding type II secretion system protein, with the protein MDLIASKRSGGFTLIELVITIIVLGVLAATAIPQFINLKGDAKKSAVENFHGSLQETVRLLHMKAQIENILGDDVTITTDYGDYQFYRGYPETRSEATSPSAYFIETFLALGIPDLDIRTSTSRIATYANVSVYEDNDFSRIGYGTGNLLSDLCYAEYNHTSSTQTFTVKTDGC; encoded by the coding sequence ATGGACTTAATTGCGTCTAAAAGGAGTGGTGGTTTTACACTTATTGAGCTAGTGATCACGATTATTGTTCTGGGTGTACTTGCTGCCACAGCGATCCCACAGTTTATTAATTTAAAGGGGGATGCTAAAAAATCAGCGGTAGAAAATTTTCACGGTAGCCTTCAGGAAACCGTGAGATTGCTGCATATGAAAGCGCAAATTGAGAATATACTCGGTGATGATGTCACGATCACCACGGATTATGGTGATTATCAATTCTACCGCGGGTATCCTGAAACAAGAAGTGAAGCGACAAGTCCAAGTGCCTACTTTATTGAAACTTTTTTAGCGTTAGGCATACCTGATTTAGATATTAGAACAAGTACATCAAGAATTGCGACTTATGCCAATGTGAGTGTTTATGAAGACAATGACTTCTCGCGTATTGGTTATGGGACTGGCAATTTACTAAGTGATCTGTGCTATGCAGAATACAACCACACAAGTTCAACGCAAACATTTACTGTGAAAACGGATGGCTGCTAA
- a CDS encoding sensor histidine kinase KdpD — translation MKTFVAQVFTSVMLGYVVSSIISVFFIEPEKKALEEKLNLSRVEMVINGFVNHDNHTHSDAVVWEFQCNADTDYVDHYPQDNLHSITRSYDDVKFIRATFNSDAYANDDIVNELKTIDLIDDAIQVLCTLIILLMSLRAWSNGIMSLRELSESYAEGKFKSRVNEVGPESIRNLIRNQHKMASTIDELVTKQKMLYATLPHDIRTPLAAIQLTSDILVSHQGNNDFLLERLDAQVCSLNTLCESSLHLFKLLNKEVLLAKDAINFADVLNLTISTFGSRKQFNTFNCNQIIHSDAKLLRVLFLNLLSNAERYANDTITISFTSYPHQDVVRVKDDGKGFSAQIISAFNDGDIANILSKDGFGIGLVLIFELTKLLDGRVILDNHRDGGQVTIVMNR, via the coding sequence ATGAAAACATTTGTTGCTCAGGTATTTACCTCTGTTATGTTGGGCTATGTTGTCAGCTCTATTATTTCAGTCTTTTTCATTGAGCCAGAAAAAAAAGCATTGGAAGAGAAACTTAACCTAAGCCGTGTCGAAATGGTGATTAATGGTTTTGTTAATCATGACAATCATACCCATAGCGATGCCGTTGTGTGGGAATTTCAATGTAATGCCGATACTGATTATGTTGACCATTACCCGCAAGATAACCTGCATTCAATTACTCGCAGTTATGATGATGTAAAGTTTATTCGTGCGACGTTTAATAGTGACGCTTACGCCAATGACGACATTGTGAATGAGCTAAAGACAATTGACTTAATTGATGATGCAATTCAAGTGCTATGCACGTTAATCATTTTGTTGATGTCACTTCGTGCTTGGAGTAATGGCATCATGTCATTGCGTGAACTATCGGAGAGTTACGCTGAAGGTAAGTTTAAGAGTCGGGTGAACGAAGTTGGGCCAGAGTCAATTCGAAATCTGATTCGTAATCAACATAAAATGGCAAGTACGATTGATGAACTTGTGACGAAGCAAAAAATGCTTTACGCCACACTTCCTCATGATATTAGAACGCCTTTGGCTGCTATTCAGTTAACGAGCGATATATTAGTTTCGCACCAAGGGAATAATGATTTTCTGTTAGAGCGTTTAGACGCGCAAGTATGTAGCTTAAATACCTTGTGTGAAAGCAGTCTTCATCTGTTTAAGTTACTCAATAAAGAAGTACTTTTAGCTAAAGATGCAATTAATTTTGCTGATGTGTTGAACCTGACTATTTCAACATTTGGCAGTCGAAAACAATTCAATACTTTTAATTGTAATCAAATAATTCACAGTGATGCGAAGCTACTTCGTGTGCTGTTTCTTAATCTTTTGTCTAATGCTGAGCGGTATGCAAATGACACGATTACGATTTCATTTACGTCTTATCCCCATCAAGATGTCGTGAGAGTGAAGGATGACGGGAAGGGGTTTTCAGCACAAATAATATCGGCATTTAACGACGGTGATATCGCTAATATTCTCAGTAAAGATGGATTTGGAATCGGCTTAGTGTTGATTTTTGAATTGACTAAATTATTAGATGGAAGAGTGATTCTTGATAATCATCGCGATGGTGGTCAGGTGACGATTGTGATGAATCGTTAG
- a CDS encoding LysR family transcriptional regulator, translating to MNNYKLLPALISILQTRNLTESARQLNVTQSAMSKTLQQIRTAFHDKIVIREANQFVLTHKGEELKLQLPTLMQTLDNLYLPNTMDANLCRRQFTLASSDYVAQAILPSICWDLANHAPNASIEYQLWHKDNLTELADMPLDLVSTITDMVPENLHGKSIGEDKLVVVCRDSHPLYQRKRDSNTLSLVDYVNAKHILISGGGDKDSPVDHALTVLGKKRQVFASVPFFQSAIELLLKTDTLLTTPLHIAADFAQTHDLQIMTLPVDIKPQQYYLLWHAKHHHDPEHTWFRECCYPFLKNHLARTKEFGMKLLHADK from the coding sequence TTGAATAACTACAAATTATTACCTGCGCTCATTTCGATATTACAAACTCGTAATTTGACTGAATCGGCACGACAATTAAATGTGACTCAGTCGGCGATGAGTAAAACGTTACAGCAAATTCGTACGGCATTCCACGACAAAATAGTGATCAGAGAGGCTAATCAATTTGTACTCACGCATAAGGGCGAAGAGCTAAAATTACAATTACCGACATTGATGCAGACGCTGGATAATTTATATTTACCAAACACAATGGATGCTAATTTGTGCCGCCGTCAGTTCACCCTTGCCTCAAGTGATTATGTTGCGCAAGCTATCTTACCGTCTATCTGTTGGGACTTAGCGAATCATGCACCCAATGCCAGTATTGAGTATCAACTATGGCATAAAGATAACTTAACAGAGTTAGCGGATATGCCGTTAGACCTTGTGAGTACCATTACTGATATGGTGCCTGAAAACCTGCATGGAAAAAGTATTGGTGAAGATAAGTTGGTGGTAGTGTGTCGAGACTCGCATCCATTATATCAACGGAAACGAGATTCAAATACATTGTCGTTGGTCGATTATGTTAACGCGAAACATATATTAATCAGTGGCGGTGGTGATAAAGACAGCCCTGTTGATCATGCGTTGACTGTACTTGGTAAAAAGCGTCAGGTATTTGCTTCTGTGCCATTTTTTCAGTCTGCGATTGAGTTGCTATTAAAAACAGATACCTTGTTAACGACACCATTACACATAGCTGCGGACTTTGCGCAAACACATGATTTACAGATAATGACTTTGCCTGTTGATATCAAACCACAACAATATTATTTATTGTGGCATGCAAAACACCATCATGATCCAGAGCATACGTGGTTTCGAGAGTGCTGTTACCCTTTTCTTAAAAACCATCTCGCGCGAACTAAAGAATTTGGTATGAAATTACTTCATGCCGATAAGTAG
- a CDS encoding helix-turn-helix domain-containing protein produces the protein MPVHQHVKCQLVMPLSGYVRCTIADAIWMVPANCAVWIPSQVPHSNHISICDDVCMLFVDPSVLGIPDKISTLSVSPLLRELIISLASKNQHYASDESAVRLAQVLIDELICMPKEHFDFPIPVEPRLNKIANQLLDNPADRKTVGEWASLLAMSERTFSRLVKQETGMTFGRWRGQLHLVMALQKLSSNESVQRVSEDLGYESVSAFITFFKKTLGRPPKQYMKQSRD, from the coding sequence ATGCCTGTGCATCAGCATGTAAAGTGCCAGCTCGTTATGCCTCTCAGTGGCTACGTTCGCTGTACTATTGCTGATGCAATATGGATGGTGCCTGCGAATTGTGCCGTGTGGATCCCGAGTCAAGTGCCACACAGCAATCACATTTCTATTTGTGATGATGTGTGTATGTTATTTGTTGATCCAAGCGTATTGGGGATCCCTGATAAAATAAGTACTTTGTCTGTGTCGCCTTTATTACGTGAGTTAATTATTAGCTTGGCGAGTAAAAACCAACACTATGCATCTGATGAAAGTGCTGTCAGATTAGCGCAAGTATTGATTGATGAACTTATTTGTATGCCTAAAGAACACTTCGATTTTCCGATACCTGTAGAGCCAAGGCTTAATAAAATAGCCAATCAGTTATTAGATAACCCTGCCGATCGTAAAACAGTGGGGGAGTGGGCGTCGTTACTTGCAATGAGTGAAAGAACATTTTCTCGACTCGTGAAGCAAGAAACTGGAATGACGTTTGGCCGTTGGCGTGGACAACTGCATTTAGTGATGGCATTACAAAAATTGTCATCGAACGAATCGGTGCAACGTGTATCAGAAGATTTAGGGTATGAGTCTGTGAGTGCGTTTATTACGTTTTTTAAGAAGACATTAGGCCGTCCCCCGAAGCAATATATGAAGCAGTCGCGAGATTAA
- a CDS encoding permease, protein MFNITHEMVMDTLGMFGFLAAELTVLFLLISYAVGVLQEYIPPAKIQRILSGKNGKGYIIAGLLGAITPFCSCSTIPFLKGLLRAKAGFGTMMVFLFASPLLNPIIIGLFAVTFGVKVTVFYFVIAMSVSVIAGYTLEKLGFEKYVKPQAYIAPETASSGCGSTCGSKPAPVSKWKRIWRSTWTDFTKVLPYLIGGIALGSMIYGFMPTEFVARIASEDNPFAIPVAAVIGIPLYIRAEAVIPLSAALAAKGMSLGAVMALIIGSAGASLTEVILLKSIFKNQMIAAFLFVILGMAVGAGFLYQFIF, encoded by the coding sequence ATGTTCAACATTACACATGAAATGGTGATGGATACCTTAGGTATGTTTGGTTTCTTAGCCGCCGAATTAACAGTACTTTTTTTATTAATTAGTTACGCTGTGGGTGTACTACAAGAGTATATTCCGCCAGCTAAGATCCAACGTATTTTGAGTGGTAAAAACGGTAAGGGTTATATCATTGCTGGTTTGTTAGGGGCGATTACACCGTTCTGTTCATGCTCAACGATTCCTTTTTTAAAAGGGCTATTACGTGCAAAAGCTGGGTTTGGCACCATGATGGTGTTCTTGTTTGCAAGCCCATTATTAAACCCGATCATCATAGGATTATTTGCGGTGACGTTTGGCGTGAAAGTGACCGTGTTCTATTTTGTTATCGCCATGAGTGTATCCGTGATAGCGGGTTACACGTTAGAGAAATTGGGATTTGAGAAATACGTAAAACCACAAGCCTATATTGCACCAGAAACAGCATCGAGTGGTTGTGGTAGTACATGTGGAAGCAAGCCTGCACCGGTCAGTAAATGGAAACGTATTTGGCGTAGTACATGGACTGACTTCACAAAAGTATTACCTTATTTAATTGGTGGTATCGCGTTAGGTTCTATGATTTATGGCTTTATGCCTACAGAATTTGTGGCTCGTATTGCCAGTGAAGATAATCCGTTTGCTATACCGGTAGCCGCTGTTATTGGCATTCCTCTTTATATTCGTGCAGAAGCGGTTATTCCGTTAAGCGCAGCATTAGCAGCAAAAGGTATGAGTCTAGGTGCGGTAATGGCGTTGATTATAGGGAGTGCTGGCGCGAGTTTAACAGAAGTAATATTGCTTAAGTCTATCTTCAAAAACCAAATGATCGCTGCGTTCTTATTTGTAATCTTGGGTATGGCTGTTGGCGCTGGTTTCCTTTATCAGTTTATTTTTTAA
- a CDS encoding CynX/NimT family MFS transporter — MPHNNKPNIVHPVLVIMSILLIASNLRGPITGIGPILEFISHDLALSATQAGMLTTLPLLAFALFSPLSSGLARKIGLEPSLMLALVAITSGIVIRSAGSTVTLFLGTCIIGVGIAIGNVLLPSLLKRDFPKKVPTLTAIYVLIMGIGATISASTTIPLLNAADTFNVLVIPNWAFALAGTIVLPIITMLVWLPQMKRHTKPTADTAEIDSHSYLWRSITAWQVTGFLALNSFIMYSFIAWLPSILVDNGYSNHQAGYIHGILQLASAAPAIILIPLMGKMKDKRGLSLAMTLLALVGITGLLTLPQYAVLWVGLLGFSCGGGFILGLSFVGLRTHNAHQAAALSGMAQCMGYLFAASGPLLFGSLHEATGSWNIPLIITAGISIIWASFAMLAGRTAIITPPINMSNNRLNAQPN, encoded by the coding sequence ATGCCACATAACAACAAACCAAATATCGTGCACCCCGTACTGGTCATTATGAGTATTTTACTCATCGCCAGTAACTTACGAGGACCAATCACTGGTATCGGACCTATTTTAGAATTTATCTCTCACGATCTTGCTTTATCAGCCACTCAGGCTGGCATGCTCACTACCTTACCTTTACTGGCATTTGCTCTTTTTTCACCGCTATCATCAGGATTAGCACGAAAAATAGGACTCGAACCATCATTAATGCTAGCACTTGTTGCTATCACCAGTGGTATTGTTATTCGCTCAGCTGGCTCAACTGTCACCTTGTTTTTAGGTACCTGTATCATTGGTGTCGGCATTGCGATTGGCAACGTACTTCTACCTAGCTTGCTAAAACGTGATTTTCCAAAAAAAGTGCCTACGTTGACGGCTATTTATGTATTAATCATGGGGATCGGCGCAACAATTAGCGCAAGCACGACAATTCCGCTACTTAATGCGGCCGACACGTTTAACGTGCTAGTGATACCAAATTGGGCGTTTGCACTCGCGGGGACAATAGTACTGCCGATAATCACCATGCTGGTTTGGTTACCACAAATGAAACGTCATACAAAGCCAACCGCCGATACCGCTGAAATAGACAGCCATAGTTATTTATGGCGTTCAATCACAGCTTGGCAAGTTACAGGTTTTCTCGCTCTTAATTCTTTTATCATGTATTCATTCATCGCCTGGTTACCGAGTATCTTGGTTGATAACGGCTACTCAAATCATCAAGCTGGTTACATCCACGGGATCTTACAACTTGCTTCTGCGGCACCCGCGATTATTTTAATACCGCTAATGGGGAAAATGAAAGATAAACGCGGTTTGAGTTTAGCCATGACACTGCTTGCACTCGTGGGGATTACAGGTCTTCTCACGTTGCCACAATACGCAGTACTCTGGGTGGGCTTATTAGGTTTCAGCTGTGGTGGTGGCTTTATTCTAGGCTTGTCTTTTGTGGGGTTACGTACACACAATGCTCACCAAGCCGCAGCTTTATCGGGTATGGCACAGTGTATGGGCTATCTATTCGCGGCCAGTGGCCCACTTCTTTTTGGTTCATTACATGAAGCAACTGGCAGCTGGAATATACCCTTAATTATCACCGCTGGTATCAGTATTATATGGGCAAGTTTCGCTATGCTGGCAGGTAGAACAGCGATCATCACGCCACCAATCAATATGTCGAATAATAGACTTAATGCACAGCCGAACTAG